In Oryza glaberrima chromosome 8, OglaRS2, whole genome shotgun sequence, the following are encoded in one genomic region:
- the LOC127783052 gene encoding uncharacterized protein LOC127783052 — MDGSGDTARRAMRSSPGDGVAAATINRSSTTSTDTKSTPTPFPHSGATGVGPDRKLNTALFLLRLYIHKDLKHEYMLETSPLNLWKALKERYDQQKELIWPEANYEWVEVLRIRANRGREDRENSINYASGGQDTDSTRPPGSAPLPEVHFNVQNNAENKKGFKGNSLNNPKNLTGKRKCNNRRKFKGRKKGKGKGKAPQPRSNGKKHCNRCGSNTHVAKDCHISKHLVLLYQKSLKDKKSSENPRFEAHFNLTNEERPEVASSHQAPVEPESNLNVLPEDVAPLSVMDDMFIEYCSTDPLEDLQ, encoded by the exons cacctccaccgacaCCAAGTCGACACCGACGCCGTTCCCCCACTCCGGCGCCACCGGGGTCGGGCCGGACCG GAAGTTAAATACAGCCCTTTTCCTTCTGAGGCTCTACATTCACAAGGATCTCAAACATGAATACATGTTAGAGACGAGCCCTCTCAATCTTTGGAAAGCTCTTAAAGAGCGTTATGATCAGCAAAAGGAACTCATTTGGCCTGAGGCTAATTATGAGTGG GTTGAAGTTTTGCGAATAAGAGCCAACAGAGgcagagaagatagagaaaacTCTATCAACTATGCTTCCGGAGGACAGGATACTGACTCAACA CGCCCCCCGGGCTCTGCTCCACTGCCTGAGGTGCACTTCAATGTACAGAATAATGCTGAGAATAAGAAAGGATTCAAGGGAAATTCTTTGAATAATCCTAAGAATTTGACTGGAAAGCGCAAATGCAACAACAGGCGCAAATTCAAGGGtcgaaagaaaggaaaagggaagggTAAGGCACCACAACCTCGTAGCAATGGCAAAAAGCATTGCAACAGGTGTGGATCTAACACTCATGTCGCTAAAGACTGCCACATCTCGAAACATCTTGTTCTCTTGTACCAAAAATCCCTCAAGGACAAAAAATCTTCTGAGAACCCAAGATTTGAAGCCCACTTCAATCTTACAAATGAAGAGCGCCCTGAGGTTGCAAGTTCTCACCAGGCTCCTGTTGAACCAGAGAGCAACCTCAATGTTCTCCCAGAAGATGTCGCTCCACTCTCTGTGATGGACGATATGTTCATCGAATACTGCTCAACGGACCCACTTGAAGATTTGCAATAA